The genomic interval ATATGCACGCGCTCGGGGTTCCAACGTCTCGGTCGTTAAGTTTGTACGTTTCAAAAACAGAGAAGGTCAGGCGCCCCTGGTATTCAGAGGCTTCACGTTCGATGAATCCAGATGTACTGATATCTGAGCCAGTCGCCATCTCGACCCGCGTCGCACCCTCTTTCATTCGGGTTGGCCAACTCGAGCTTTTTAGTCGCCGTGCTCGCAAGAATGAGCATCCGCAGGCCATGGAGGAGCTTGAGAAGATTGTGCTGCATTTGATCGATCGTGAGTACAGTGACGTCATTGATCAAACACTGACCACTGCCGAAAAACTGGTACTGCTCGCGCGCGAGTTCCGTGGCCGGCTCGCGTCGCTGGTGGCCAACTGGGTCCGCGTTGGCTATTGCCAGGGCAACTTTAACAGTGACAACTGTGCCGCCGGGGGCTTCACTCTCGACTACGGTCCATTCGGATTCTGCGACGTTTATAACCCGCAGTATCAGCCATGGACGGGGGGCGGACACCACTATTCTTTCCTGAATCAACCGGCGGCAGCAGAGCGCAATTTCCACTCGTTCTGCTCGACACTCCGGCCCCTGCTGGCGGCAGATCCAGAGCATCTGCAACAGCTCGAAGAGATTCAAAGTGGTTTTTCAAGGGTGATGATCGAGCAGATGGAGCAAATGTGGGCGGCCAAACTTGGGCTTGCCACCTTTGACGCGACCTTGTTCAGCGAGCTCGAAAGCTTGATGGTGAACACACCTGTTGATTACACCCTTTTCTTTCGAGAGCTCTCCGGCGTGCCTGATGATATTACCCCTTTGAAGAAAAGCTTTTATACCGGCTCGAGGTATGGTGCCAATCCGGAAGCGATGGATGCAGCCTGGTCAGAGTGGCTTAGGAAATGGAAATCACTGACGGCTTTGCAGTCTCGCGAGGAGCTTTCTCGTCAGATGAAACTGGTTAATCCAAAATACAGTTTGCGGGAATGGTTCGTGGTACCTGCCTATCAACAAGCGGCTGCCGGAGACTATTCTTTGCTGCGAGAGTTGCAGGAAGTCTTCACGCAACCATACGCCGAGCAATCGAAAGACGTGAATGACAAATACTACCGGCTAAAGCCGTTGGAACTCTTTGGCGTTGGTGGGTCGTCGCACTACAGCTGTTCGTCATGATTTCATGTGGGAGCGGCTACTAACTTTTCTATAGCCGCTACAACCTCGCGGCATTTCCGGTCATCCAGAGCGTCCGCGTGTGGCGCTCCGAACCCACCTTTATCGTTATCAAAATACTTGCCCGAAGCATTGGCAAACTCTTCTGAAAGTGCCGCGCGGCCGAGCACCTTGGCTCCGATGGACAGGCTTTTTCCAGCTATCCCGAAACCCTCTTTCACCATCTTTGACGCCAGCAGGGAGCCGGGATTGACCGCCACAAAAACCAGCCCCTGATTGCTGCTGGACTGCGCCATGGTATGGTTCCACATGGTTAAAGCCAGCTTACTTTGGGCGTAGGCCGACATGTCGTCCAGAAGGAGCTTCTTCCCCCGCAGGGCGTCAAGCTCCACGGTCGCCTGTGCGGCGGATGACAGGTTCACAACCCGTGCATCGCACGCCAGAAGGGGTAGCAAGCGTTTTGTCAGCAGATACGGTGCAACCGTATTCACGGCGAACCGGACATCCAGGCCGTCCTGAGTGATGGTTTCAGGAACGCGCATGACACCGGCGTTATTGATGATGACGTCCAACTGGTCATGTTCGTTGGCGATGGCTTCTGCCAAAGAATCCACTTCGGCCAGGCGCGACAAATCCGCCTTATAGGTGAAGATCAGTCCGGCACCTTTGGTGTCCGCCAACGTTCTTTCTGTCGCCGCCAGTTTTTCTGAGTTCCTTCCATGCAAAAGCAGCGTGTGGCCCTCGGAGTAGAGACGTTTTGCAGTTTCCAGCCCGATGCCATCAGTGGCGCCGGTGATCAGGATTTTCTTGGTCATGGTTTGTGTCCTTATGCCCGGAAGTCGGGGAGCAAGTCTTCTGCGAGGTACAGGAGCGTTTCCTCAATGTCCGCCTGATTGAACCGTAGGTTCAGCGCCACATGGTTTACACCGATGTCTTCCAACGATTTCAGGTAGCTCTTTAGGAACTTCATGCCCGATCTGAAGCCCAGATGAATGGGCTGCGGCGGTGCATCGGGATCTGCCATCAAATCGATGTACAGGGATTGCATTACGGGCTTTGAAACCCCTGTTTTATTGGGAATACCGTCACGCCATGAACTCACGGCGTTTGCCTGG from Marinobacter sp. LA51 carries:
- a CDS encoding SDR family NAD(P)-dependent oxidoreductase, producing the protein MTKKILITGATDGIGLETAKRLYSEGHTLLLHGRNSEKLAATERTLADTKGAGLIFTYKADLSRLAEVDSLAEAIANEHDQLDVIINNAGVMRVPETITQDGLDVRFAVNTVAPYLLTKRLLPLLACDARVVNLSSAAQATVELDALRGKKLLLDDMSAYAQSKLALTMWNHTMAQSSSNQGLVFVAVNPGSLLASKMVKEGFGIAGKSLSIGAKVLGRAALSEEFANASGKYFDNDKGGFGAPHADALDDRKCREVVAAIEKLVAAPT
- a CDS encoding protein adenylyltransferase SelO — protein: MLKRSPQERHSFISNFDDVAELADFSLMNTLNCDPEAKANGADHEPRQVFSGHYVPVNPTPIGNPEYIAHGKTLFRELGFADNMVQSDDFVRVFSGDLSQVPEPMRRVGWACGYALSIFGTEYSQQCPFQTGNGYGDGRAISVLEAVINGQRWEMQLKGGGRTPYCRGGDGRAVLRSSVREFLAQEHMHALGVPTSRSLSLYVSKTEKVRRPWYSEASRSMNPDVLISEPVAISTRVAPSFIRVGQLELFSRRARKNEHPQAMEELEKIVLHLIDREYSDVIDQTLTTAEKLVLLAREFRGRLASLVANWVRVGYCQGNFNSDNCAAGGFTLDYGPFGFCDVYNPQYQPWTGGGHHYSFLNQPAAAERNFHSFCSTLRPLLAADPEHLQQLEEIQSGFSRVMIEQMEQMWAAKLGLATFDATLFSELESLMVNTPVDYTLFFRELSGVPDDITPLKKSFYTGSRYGANPEAMDAAWSEWLRKWKSLTALQSREELSRQMKLVNPKYSLREWFVVPAYQQAAAGDYSLLRELQEVFTQPYAEQSKDVNDKYYRLKPLELFGVGGSSHYSCSS